The following coding sequences lie in one Clupea harengus chromosome 23, Ch_v2.0.2, whole genome shotgun sequence genomic window:
- the vwa2 gene encoding von Willebrand factor A domain-containing protein 2: MMESTGHLHLFLMFLLLQVHTISSVQEIQTDRETIMKINAAGDMMQCSARMDVLFLMDGSYSVGKGSFERCKHYTIKLTQALDIAADKVRVGVIQFGSTTRLEIPLDAYSTKEELKKHLKKITYRGGSTQTGLALKYVLRKGFPSSGNSTIPRILILLSDGRSQGAVQLAATELKQTGVTLFAVGLRHPRWDELHELASAPTESHVFFAEHFQDAVNGLYTSLASSDVCAAVPPGCFVESYACERKTLETVKELVGNFMCWKGSKTSTAYTSFCPHYKWSKKYKRHPTVCHRTICQDPCDSQPCQNGGTCVSEGLEKYRCVCPPGYGSDPHCAPALNLDCSVDVLFLVEGSAALTLEGFLRFKAFLKRFLQATMASSSPTKVGLAQFGDSVKMEARVGKHRDLPGLLAAVEAMKPVGGPALTGKALTHVTTHGFQSTTVFADVFDDLPRVVVLLSATASGDLVVEPAKYARDREVFLIAVGPEALKVQMNNITANPQRTITYQTPDKLPGKIPELRTKICSVDNQGCLGQAVDLVFVLDGSDGVGRDNFVHLTDFVRSTSVQFDINRDVAQVGLVVYGRQPVTVFELDTHDSGSAILRAVKQASFQGGAASTGSALLHVLANSLTVGRGARPGVNKAVVVLTDGSGAEDAAVPARKLRDNGVAVFAVGIGDVQTESLLKITGRVEHMVTVPFYEDLKYFEDVLVQMVCAEVKKPVELCRPSPCMNDGVCELVQRGFRCDCRGGWEGPHCETRSRKRIANRGDQPKPAGMRRKEKKKSQKELKQRYRDLRRRHAVRRQ, translated from the exons tgatgCAGTGTTCAGCACGCATGGATGTGCTGTTCCTGATGGATGGTTCGTACAGCGTGGGGAAGGGCAGTTTTGAGAGGTGCAAACACTACACCATTAAGCTGACTCAGGCCCTGGACATTGCTGCTGATAAG gtgagaGTGGGAGTCATTCAGTTTGGCTCAACGACACGGCTGGAGATCCCTCTGGATGCCTACTCCACCAAAGAGGAGCTGAAGAAACACTTAAAGAAAATCACATACAG aGGAGGCAGCACTCAGACTGGGCTGGCTCTAAAGTACGTCCTGAGGAAGGGTTTCCCCTCCTCCGGCAACAGCACCATCCCGCgcatcctcatcctcctatCAGACGGCCGCTCCCAGGGGGCCGTGCAGCTTGCTGCCACCGAGCTCAAGCAGACCGGCGTCACCCTGTTTGCCGTGGGCCTGCGCCACCCCCG CTGGGATGAGCTGCATGAGTTGGCCAGCGCGCCCACAGAGAGCCATGTGTTCTTCGCTGAGCATTTCCAGGATGCGGTAAACGGCCTGTACACCTCTCTGGCCTCATCTGATGTCTGTGCGGCTGTCCCACCAG gCTGTTTTGTGGAGTCGTACGCCTGTGAGAGGAAGACTCTGGAGACGGTGAAGGAGCTGGTGGGCAACTTCATGTGCTGGAAGGGTTCCAAAACCTCCACCGCATACACGTCTTTCTGTCCTCACTAcaa GTGGAGCAAGAAGTACAAAAGACACCCAACAGTCTGTCATCGAACAATATGTCAGg atcccTGTGACTCGCAGCCGTGCCAGAATGGCgggacgtgtgtgtctgagggtctGGAAAAGTACCGCTGTGTGTGTCCCCCAGGCTACGGCAGTGACCCTCACTGTG CTCCGGCCTTGAATCTGGACTGTTCCGTGGACGTCCTCTTCCTGGTGGAGGGCTCGGCCGCTCTCACTCTGGAGGGTTTCCTGCGCTTCAAGGCCTTCCTCAAGCGCTTCCTCCAGGCCACCATGGCCTCCAGCTCCCCCACCAAGGTGGGCCTGGCCCAGTTCGGCGACTCCGTGAAGATGGAGGCCCGTGTGGGCAAGCACCGCGACCTGCCGGGCCTGCTGGCCGCCGTGGAGGCCATGAAGCCCGTCGGGGGCCCGGCGTTGACGGGCAAAGCGCTGACGCACGTCACCACGCACGGCTTCCAGAGCACGACGGTGTTCGCCGACGTCTTCGACGACCTGCCCCGGGTGGTGGTGCTCCTGAGCGCGACGGCCTCCGGCGACCTGGTGGTGGAGCCGGCTAAGTACGCCCGCGACCGCGAGGTGTTCCTGATCGCGGTGGGGCCCGAGGCGCTCAAAGTGCAGATGAACAACATCACGGCCAACCCCCAGCGCACGATCACCTACCAGACGCCCGACAAGCTGCCCGGCAAGATCCCCGAGCTCAGGACCAAGATCTGCAGCGTGGACAACCAAG GGTGTTTGGGTCAGGCTGTGGACCTGGTCTTTGTTCTGGACGGCTCGGATGGTGTAGGTCGGGATAACTTTGTCCACCTGACGGATTTCGTCCGCAGCACCTCGGTCCAGTTTGACATCAATCGTGACGTGGCACAG GTAGGGTTGGTGGTGTACGGCCGGCAGCCCGTCACCGTCTTCGAGCTGGACACGCACGACTCCGGCTCAGCCATCCTGCGGGCGGTGAAACAGGCCTCCTTCCAGGGTGGGGCGGCCTCCACGGGCTCGGCCCTGCTGCACGTGCTGGCCAACAGCCTGACGGTTGGGCGCGGCGCCCGGCCAGGCGTCAACAAGGCCGTGGTGGTGCTGACGGACGGCTCGGGCGCCGAGGACGCGGCGGTGCCCGCCCGCAAGCTGCGCGACAACGGCGTGGCGGTGTTCGCCGTGGGCATCGGCGACGTGCAGACCGAGAGCCTGCTGAAGATCACGGGCCGCGTGGAGCACATGGTCACCGTGCCTTTCTACGAGGACCTCAAGTACTTCGAAGACGTGCTGGTGCAGATGGTGTGCGCCG AGGTGAAGAAGCCGGTGGAGCTGTGTAGGCCCAGCCCCTGCATGAATGATGGCGTGTGTGAGCTGGTACAGAGGGGCTTCCGCTGCGACTGCCGTGGAGGCTGGGAGGGACCGCACTGCGAGACAC GCAGCAGAAAGCGGATAGCTAACAGAGGGGATCAGCCCAAGCCAGCAGGCATGAGGCgcaaggagaaaaagaagagccaGAAGGAGCTGAAACAGCGCTACAGGGATCTCCGCAGGAGACACGCAGTCAGACGCCAGTGa